A stretch of Phragmites australis chromosome 12, lpPhrAust1.1, whole genome shotgun sequence DNA encodes these proteins:
- the LOC133886734 gene encoding la-related protein 6B-like isoform X4 — translation MSQQEAAAEAEERLGGLRRSGSASRLNAQAPEFVPRASAAAPRPPPAQTVVRLFPPPPPPAAFFVAGPPPPPPPFQYYSAVGAGGGGGFGAAAAAEKEAGAEQLAQAQQPARDGIFDDAAHKITKQVEYYFSDINLATTEHLMRFITKDPEGYVPISVVASFKKIKALVQSNSMLASALQTSSKLVVSDDGTRVKRECPFTESDLEALQARIVVAENLPDDHCYPNLMRLFSAVGSVRTIRTCYPQTSNGTGPVTNRSAKLDMLFANKLHAFVEYDTVVDAAKAIVELNDERNGRSGLRVRLLNTCMVIAVLEPQTKLPETGCF, via the exons ATGTCGCagcaggaggcggcggcggaggcggaggagaggCTGGGGGGGCTCCGGCGGAGCGGCTCCGCCAGCCGCCTCAACGCACAGGCGCCGGAGTTCGTGCCGCgcgcctcggcggcggcgccccgcCCCCCGCCGGCGCAGACTGTGGTCCGTCTGttcccgccgccaccgcccccCGCGGCGTTCTTCGTtgcggggccgccgccgccgccgcctccattCCAGTACTACTCGGCGGTTGgcgccggtggtggtggcgggttcggtgccgccgccgcagcggagAAGGAGGCCGGGGCTGAGCAACTGGCGCAGGCGCAGCAGCCTGCGAGGGACGGGATCTTCGACGATGCGGCGCACAAGATCACAAAGCAG GTAGAGTATTATTTCAGTGATATAAACTTGGCCACTACTGAACATTTGATGAGGTTTATTACTAAGGACCCTGAAGGATATG TGCCAATATCAGTTGTTGCTAGCTTTAAGAAAATTAAGGCTTTGGTGCAAAGTAATTCCATGCTTGCTTCAGCTCTTCAGACTTCATCAAAGCTT GTTGTTAGTGACGATGGAACAAGAGTAAAACGCGAATGCCCATTTACTGAATCAGATTTAGAAGCACTCCAG GCCCGAATTGTTGTTGCGGAAAACCTTCCAGATGATCATTGTTACCCGAATCTAATGAGGCTCTTTTCAGCTGTTGGCAG TGTGAGGACAATCCGAACATGCTATCCTCAGACCTCAAATGGCACCGGACCAGTTACTAACAGATCTGCCAAGCTAGATATGCTTTTCGCCAACAAA CTGCATGCTTTTGTTGAGTATGATACTGTTGTAGATGCTGCGAAAGCG ATTGTGGAACTTAATGATGAGAGGAACGGGAGAAGTGGGCTCAGAGTTCGATTGCTGAACACTTGCATG GTTATAGCAGTTTTGGAGCCTCAGACAAAGCTCCCTGAAACAGGTTGCTTTTGA